A region of the Osmia bicornis bicornis chromosome 1, iOsmBic2.1, whole genome shotgun sequence genome:
GTCAAACTTTCGCTGCCTGGTTTGCGAGGCCAATCACCACACATCGTTACACGATACCTATCGGGAAGATCAACCATCGTCATCCAAGGCAAATATAATTACACCAAGCACGAGTGCTGCTTATACGGTCCGATCTCAACGGGTGATTTTATTGGCAACCGCGCGGGTCCGCTTGGAGTCGACTGAGGGTCGCACTTTAGACGTCAGGGCTCTTTTAGATCCAGGCTCTGAGTCGTCATTTGTTAGCGAGAAGGTCGCGCAATCGCTCCAGCTACAGCGGAAAAGTGTGAGGGTGTTACTCACCGGTTATCAGGAGAAGAGCGTCGGGATGGCCAAACACGAAGTCTCCGTCGAGCTTACGTCCTGCGCAGACAGCGACTTCCGCATCACTCTTAACGCGTTGGTGACAAGGAAAGTCACCTCTCCAACTCCGTCTCATCCAGTGGAGGACCATCCATGGATTCACACGCGGGAATTGCCGCTGGCCGATCCGGAGTTTAGATTAGCACGTAGAGTCGACGTACTTCTTGGAGCCGACGTTTGTGGGTACCTTTTCTTGGAAAATAAGGTAGGCCCTCCTGGAACTCCGTCGCTAGTCCGCACGCCGTTTGGATGGTCCCCTTTGGGGCCGGTTTCGACCTCCGACGATCCAGCTTCAGGGGTGGCTCGGGTGCAACTCATCCGAGGCCTGGATGATCTCCGAAACGACCTGCAAAGATTTTGGGAGCTTGAGGAGGTCCCTTCGAAGTCTCCGTGGAGCCCTCAAGACACAGCTTGTGAGGAGTATTTCAAGGAAACGCACTCACGTGATGAACTAGGACGTTACGTGGTGCGGCTTCCATTTCTGAAGGCTACACCCGAAAACATCGGAGTGCCGCGACGTGCCGCTCTTCAACGGTTTCTGGCTGCCGAACGAAGATGGGAGAAGGACTCCTTTTTGCAAACATCTTATGCGGGCTTCATGGAGGAGTATCTGAGACTGGGCCACATGGAACCAGCCTCCAAGTATGATGTCGCTAACGCCAATTACCTGCCTCACCATGCAGTCTGGAAAACCACCGGGTCAGGAAATAAAAGGATTCGAGTTGTCTTTGACGGATCTTATGTTTCAGGCAACAGACCTTCGCTGAACCAGGCTCTTGCGTCAGGACCACGTCTGCAGTCCGACCTTTGGCTGGTGCTCACTCGGTGGAGGTTCCCGAGATGCGAATTTTCTACGGACATAGTAAAGATGTTCCGTCAGATAGCCGTCCATCCTGACGATCGAGATTGGCAGCGCATACTGTGGAGAGACGAAGCTGGAAACGAAGTCCGCGACTTTCGTTTAACCACGGTCACCTACGGGACAACTTCAGCCCCTTACCTTGCTCTACGAGTTCTACAACAGCTGGCAGACGATGAGGAACAACGATTTCCTTTGGGCGCAGCCATCTTACGTCGAAATTCCTACGTGGACGACCTGTTGGCTGGAGCCGACGATCCTGCCAAGGCTGAGGAGTCTCGACAGCAGCTAATCGGCATCCTCATGGCGGGCGGGTTCCCTCTTGATAAGTGGACGCTGAACTACACGTCCCAAGGGGAACCTAGTGAAAGAGATCACAAATTCCTGCAGGCGAGCAACGACGCGGAGACGCTAGGACTGACTTGGAATGCGGTGGCAGACACGCTTACTGTTACCTCGGCCAAATCGGACCAACCGTCAACCATCCGAACTTGGACGAAACGACTCGTCCTTTCTTACACTGCTCGACTCTTCGATCCGCTTGGATGGGCCTCACCAGTACTCATACGCGCCAAAACACTACTGCCAGATCTTTGGTTGTCAGGAGCAGATTGGGACGAACCGCTTTCAGTCCGCCTGGAGGAGCCGTGGCTTCAGTTTCGTCAAGATCTGGAAGAGGTAAAGACTATCTCATTACCACGTTGGGTTAGTTACAGGGATGCGATGCACGATCACATCGAGCTGCATGGCTTTTGCGACGCCTCCGAACGAGCATACGCCGC
Encoded here:
- the LOC123987879 gene encoding uncharacterized protein LOC123987879 — protein: MNPQDRLSLVKKVGVCTACLNSGHEVAACKSNFRCLVCEANHHTSLHDTYREDQPSSSKANIITPSTSAAYTVRSQRVILLATARVRLESTEGRTLDVRALLDPGSESSFVSEKVAQSLQLQRKSVRVLLTGYQEKSVGMAKHEVSVELTSCADSDFRITLNALVTRKVTSPTPSHPVEDHPWIHTRELPLADPEFRLARRVDVLLGADVCGYLFLENKVGPPGTPSLVRTPFGWSPLGPVSTSDDPASGVARVQLIRGLDDLRNDLQRFWELEEVPSKSPWSPQDTACEEYFKETHSRDELGRYVVRLPFLKATPENIGVPRRAALQRFLAAERRWEKDSFLQTSYAGFMEEYLRLGHMEPASKYDVANANYLPHHAVWKTTGSGNKRIRVVFDGSYVSGNRPSLNQALASGPRLQSDLWLVLTRWRFPRCEFSTDIVKMFRQIAVHPDDRDWQRILWRDEAGNEVRDFRLTTVTYGTTSAPYLALRVLQQLADDEEQRFPLGAAILRRNSYVDDLLAGADDPAKAEESRQQLIGILMAGGFPLDKWTLNYTSQGEPSERDHKFLQASNDAETLGLTWNAVADTLTVTSAKSDQPSTIRTWTKRLVLSYTARLFDPLGWASPVLIRAKTLLPDLWLSGADWDEPLSVRLEEPWLQFRQDLEEVKTISLPRWVSYRDAMHDHIELHGFCDASERAYAAAVYVRLPSTSTMANVHLLIAKTKLAPIKLCSIPRLELCGALLLARLMVAVRDGILPLRATLYAWTDTSVVLSWVQSHASRWKPFVAHRVAEIQTLLPAVDWRHLRSGDNPADLATRGVTVQALKEDERWWHGPSWLQSPSSDWPSSIRSQDDSL